A part of Olleya sp. Bg11-27 genomic DNA contains:
- the msrA gene encoding peptide-methionine (S)-S-oxide reductase MsrA, giving the protein MKKLIPVLFLSLLFSCNNQAQTNPKQDAIKTATPVSVALDNGQAKAYFASGCFWCVEAVYESVKGVEEVINGYSGGHTKNPTYEKSNTGRTGHAEAVEVIYNPEIISFKTLVDVYFASQNPTQANGQGPDRGSQYRSIIFYQNDAQKLIIETKKKALAKQLNATIAAEVYPFLKFWKAEDYHQNYERLHPENPYIQNVSIPRLNKFKNKRPELLKSNH; this is encoded by the coding sequence ATGAAAAAATTAATTCCAGTATTATTTTTATCACTCCTGTTTAGTTGCAACAATCAAGCACAAACCAATCCAAAACAAGACGCTATAAAAACAGCAACACCTGTAAGCGTCGCTTTAGATAACGGACAAGCTAAAGCCTATTTTGCCAGTGGTTGTTTTTGGTGTGTTGAAGCAGTTTACGAAAGCGTTAAAGGTGTAGAAGAGGTCATTAATGGTTATTCGGGAGGTCACACAAAAAACCCAACTTACGAGAAAAGTAATACGGGTCGTACAGGCCATGCGGAAGCTGTCGAAGTTATTTACAATCCAGAAATTATTAGTTTTAAAACTTTAGTTGATGTCTATTTCGCCTCTCAAAACCCAACCCAAGCCAATGGACAAGGTCCAGACAGAGGTAGTCAATACCGTTCTATTATATTCTATCAAAATGATGCACAGAAACTAATTATTGAAACAAAGAAAAAAGCTTTAGCCAAACAACTTAATGCCACTATAGCTGCAGAAGTATATCCATTCCTGAAATTTTGGAAAGCTGAAGATTACCATCAAAATTACGAACGTTTACATCCTGAAAATCCATACATACAAAATGTATCGATTCCAAGACTTAATAAGTTCAAAAATAAGAGACCTGAGTTACTTAAGAGTAATCACTAA
- a CDS encoding GIY-YIG nuclease family protein: protein MKTYYVYILQCSDNLTYTGVTNNISRRFEEHQRGINKNSFTYKRRPSKLIFNQEFNDIEQAIFFEKKTKKWSAKKKYALANGEFDLLQILSECRNSRHSKYNPENE from the coding sequence ATGAAAACTTATTATGTTTACATATTACAATGTTCAGATAACTTAACCTACACAGGAGTTACAAATAACATTTCCAGAAGGTTTGAAGAGCATCAAAGAGGAATAAATAAAAATAGCTTTACTTATAAAAGAAGACCATCAAAGTTAATTTTTAATCAAGAATTTAACGATATTGAACAAGCAATATTTTTTGAAAAGAAAACAAAAAAGTGGAGTGCAAAAAAGAAATATGCATTAGCTAATGGTGAATTTGATTTATTACAAATTTTATCAGAATGCAGAAATTCAAGGCATTCAAAATATAATCCAGAAAACGAATAA
- a CDS encoding DUF3037 domain-containing protein, whose amino-acid sequence MQDKVTFEYAIIRLVPKVEREEFFNIGVILYSKRKKFVGVKYKISDTKLKAFACNLDLEALNSYLKSWELICKGDPSAGVIGQFEVSDRFRWLAAARSTIIQSSKTHAGLTDDPEKELESIFKSYVLCEETDALL is encoded by the coding sequence ATGCAAGATAAAGTTACTTTTGAATACGCGATTATTAGGCTTGTCCCTAAAGTAGAACGTGAAGAGTTTTTTAATATCGGTGTTATTTTATACTCTAAACGCAAAAAATTTGTTGGTGTAAAATATAAAATCAGTGATACTAAATTAAAAGCCTTTGCCTGTAACTTAGACTTAGAAGCTTTAAATAGCTATCTAAAATCATGGGAACTAATTTGTAAAGGAGATCCTTCTGCAGGGGTTATTGGTCAATTTGAAGTCTCTGATAGATTCAGATGGCTAGCAGCCGCAAGAAGTACTATTATACAAAGTTCTAAAACACATGCTGGATTAACAGACGATCCGGAAAAAGAACTAGAATCTATTTTTAAATCTTATGTTTTGTGTGAAGAGACAGATGCTTTACTCTAA
- a CDS encoding RidA family protein, translating to MNEGTKVTPRGAYPHVKQVGDFIFVSGTSSRRADNSIAGVDIIDEMGTKKLNAYTQTQEVLKNIDTNLKKVGASLKDVVDVTSFLVNMNDFADYNKAYAEFFDKETGPTRTTVAVHQLPHPDLVVEIKVMAYVGK from the coding sequence ATGAACGAAGGAACTAAAGTAACACCAAGAGGAGCCTATCCACACGTAAAACAAGTTGGCGATTTCATTTTTGTTTCAGGAACAAGTTCACGTAGAGCAGATAATAGTATTGCTGGAGTCGATATTATTGACGAAATGGGAACTAAAAAACTAAACGCCTACACACAAACACAAGAAGTTTTAAAAAACATAGACACCAATCTTAAAAAAGTTGGCGCCAGTTTAAAAGACGTTGTAGATGTGACTTCCTTTTTAGTAAACATGAATGACTTTGCAGATTATAATAAAGCTTACGCTGAATTTTTTGATAAAGAAACAGGACCAACCAGAACGACGGTTGCCGTACATCAATTACCGCATCCCGATTTGGTTGTTGAGATTAAAGTTATGGCTTATGTTGGTAAATAA
- the kynU gene encoding kynureninase has product MSNYKQGLDYAKQEDQNDPLSQYRTQFHIPKDKQGNDWLYFTGNSLGLQPKATKDYINQELEDWANLGVEGHFEAKNPWMPYHEFLTESMAKIVGAKPIEVVIMNTLTTNLHLLMVSFYQPTKTKYKIVIESDAFPSDRYAVQTQLEFHGFDASEGVIEWKPRPGEALLNIEDLETILEEQGDDIALLLIGGVNYYTGQYLDLKKIAALGHAKDCKVGIDLAHGAGNIKPELHDSGVDFAAWCTYKYLNSGPGSLGGVFVHEKHAHNKDLKRFAGWWSHNKSTRFNMRQPLDVIPGAEGWQLSNPPILSMAAIKASLDMFNDVGMDAIRSKAEKLTGYFEFLINELNNDKIKILTPTNPKERGCQLSIQVKDADKNLHKKLTEAHIITDWREPDVIRCAPVPLYNTFEDVFTMVEKLKEILS; this is encoded by the coding sequence GTGTCCAACTACAAACAAGGTCTAGATTACGCTAAGCAAGAAGATCAAAATGACCCATTGTCGCAATACAGAACTCAATTTCACATCCCAAAAGACAAACAAGGAAACGATTGGTTATACTTTACAGGAAACTCACTTGGTTTACAACCAAAAGCAACCAAAGACTATATAAATCAAGAACTTGAAGACTGGGCAAACCTAGGTGTAGAAGGTCATTTTGAAGCAAAAAACCCTTGGATGCCTTATCATGAATTCTTAACAGAATCTATGGCGAAAATTGTGGGAGCAAAACCAATTGAGGTCGTTATAATGAATACCTTAACGACCAACTTGCACTTATTAATGGTAAGTTTTTACCAACCAACAAAAACCAAATACAAGATTGTTATAGAAAGTGATGCCTTCCCAAGTGATAGATATGCGGTACAAACCCAATTAGAGTTTCATGGTTTTGATGCTAGTGAAGGCGTAATAGAATGGAAACCAAGACCAGGAGAAGCGCTTTTAAATATTGAAGATTTAGAAACTATTCTTGAAGAACAAGGGGATGACATTGCGTTACTACTAATTGGAGGTGTAAACTATTACACAGGACAGTACTTAGATTTAAAGAAAATAGCAGCACTTGGTCATGCAAAAGACTGTAAGGTAGGTATCGATTTAGCACATGGAGCAGGAAACATTAAACCAGAGTTACATGATTCTGGTGTAGACTTCGCAGCCTGGTGTACCTATAAATATTTAAATTCTGGACCAGGAAGTTTAGGTGGCGTTTTTGTACATGAAAAACATGCACATAATAAAGATTTAAAACGTTTTGCTGGTTGGTGGAGTCATAATAAATCAACCCGATTTAATATGCGTCAACCGTTAGACGTCATTCCGGGAGCAGAAGGCTGGCAACTAAGTAATCCACCAATTTTATCTATGGCAGCCATAAAAGCATCTTTAGATATGTTTAACGACGTTGGTATGGATGCCATTCGCAGTAAAGCGGAAAAACTTACTGGTTATTTCGAGTTTTTAATTAACGAATTGAATAACGATAAAATAAAAATCCTAACACCTACTAACCCAAAAGAACGCGGTTGCCAATTATCCATTCAGGTAAAGGATGCTGACAAAAATTTACATAAAAAATTAACAGAAGCACACATCATTACAGATTGGAGAGAGCCAGATGTAATACGTTGCGCTCCCGTGCCATTATATAATACTTTTGAAGATGTCTTTACAATGGTTGAAAAGTTAAAAGAGATACTGAGTTAA
- a CDS encoding O-methyltransferase: MYFLPEKLDDYVVAHSQDEPELLQQLTRETYQKILQPIMLSGPYQGRVLSMISKLIKPKSVLELGTFTGYATLCLAEGLHPEGEIHTIDVNEELEDFQRKYFHKSGYGTQIHQHLGSAIDILPTLDKTFDLVFIDADKPNYVNYFHLIIDKLNPGGIILSDNVLWHGKVIEPVDAKDISTNIVLEFNTLLKNDKRIETVLLPIRDGLTISRKL; this comes from the coding sequence ATGTATTTTTTACCAGAAAAACTAGACGACTACGTGGTTGCTCACAGTCAAGATGAGCCCGAGTTATTGCAACAATTAACTAGAGAAACTTATCAAAAAATATTACAACCTATTATGTTGTCAGGACCTTATCAAGGTCGCGTACTAAGCATGATTTCTAAACTAATTAAACCAAAATCTGTTTTAGAATTAGGTACTTTTACCGGCTATGCAACGCTTTGTTTAGCGGAAGGTTTACATCCTGAAGGTGAAATACACACGATTGATGTTAATGAAGAATTAGAAGATTTTCAACGTAAATATTTTCATAAATCTGGTTACGGAACACAAATACATCAACACTTAGGGAGTGCAATAGATATATTACCAACATTAGACAAAACTTTTGATTTGGTATTTATTGATGCAGACAAACCTAACTACGTTAATTACTTTCATTTAATTATTGACAAACTAAATCCAGGAGGTATCATACTTTCTGATAATGTGTTATGGCATGGAAAAGTGATTGAACCTGTTGATGCTAAAGACATTTCTACTAATATTGTTTTAGAGTTTAATACGCTTTTAAAAAATGACAAACGTATTGAAACAGTGTTATTACCCATTCGTGATGGTTTAACCATTAGCCGAAAATTATAA
- a CDS encoding class I SAM-dependent methyltransferase has product MKENYFDVNKATWNEKVKVHATSSFYDMQSFKKGDSSLKQYELLALGDIKGKSMLHLQCHFGQDTLSWARLGAKCTGVDLSNEGIDLAKTLNNQLSLDATFVCCNVLETSKFVKETFDIVFTSYGVIGWLPDLKPWGQMIAEKLNKGGSFYMVEFHPIVWMFDYLEDRPIMKYGYMQDEVIYEEYEGTYADPNSKMISKESTWNHGLSEVVNALTHAGLRIEFLNEYDESPYNILPDLVETKSGNYILKDKLYPLIFEIKATKL; this is encoded by the coding sequence ATGAAAGAAAATTACTTCGACGTAAATAAAGCAACTTGGAATGAGAAAGTTAAGGTTCATGCAACAAGTTCGTTTTATGATATGCAATCTTTTAAAAAAGGGGATAGCTCATTAAAACAATATGAGTTACTCGCTCTTGGAGATATTAAAGGGAAATCTATGTTGCATTTGCAATGTCATTTTGGACAAGACACCTTAAGTTGGGCTAGGTTAGGGGCAAAATGTACAGGTGTAGATTTAAGTAATGAAGGCATTGACTTAGCGAAGACGTTAAATAACCAATTAAGTTTAGACGCTACATTTGTATGCTGTAATGTTTTAGAGACGTCTAAATTTGTTAAAGAGACTTTTGATATCGTTTTTACCAGTTATGGTGTTATTGGATGGTTGCCAGATTTAAAACCATGGGGACAAATGATTGCAGAAAAACTAAATAAAGGGGGTAGTTTTTATATGGTCGAGTTTCATCCGATAGTTTGGATGTTTGATTACTTAGAAGATAGGCCAATAATGAAATATGGGTATATGCAGGACGAAGTAATTTATGAAGAATATGAAGGGACTTATGCGGATCCTAATTCAAAAATGATAAGTAAAGAGTCGACGTGGAATCATGGTTTAAGTGAGGTCGTAAATGCATTAACGCATGCAGGTTTGCGTATTGAGTTTTTAAATGAATATGACGAAAGTCCATATAATATATTGCCAGATTTAGTCGAAACCAAATCTGGCAATTATATATTAAAGGATAAATTGTATCCTCTTATTTTTGAAATTAAAGCGACTAAGCTTTAG
- a CDS encoding aldehyde dehydrogenase has product MENIKNYINGAFHNPIQNHWIDNYNPSNGEVYGQIPNSSKEDVENAYIAAKSAFPSWSQTSIEVRSRILIKISELLEANLQRFSEAESKDNGKPVSLAKAVDIPRAASNFRFFGNAITQFASESHESIGQAINYTLRQPIGVVGCISPWNLPLYLFTWKIAPAIAAGNCVVAKPSEITPMTAYLLGEICNEAGLPKGVLNIVHGLGGTTGQAIIEHEDIKAISFTGGTATGAHIAKVAAPMFKKLSLELGGKNPNIIFSDCDYDDMLDTTVRSSFANQGQICLCGSRIFIEASIYEKFKKDFVAKVKALKVGHPSEASTNIGALVSKPHLEKVKEYINIAKTENGTILCGGNEVTVKGYENGYYLEPTVIEVPNDDCRVNQEEIFGPVVTIMPFSTEDEVLQMANKVKYGLSATLWTNNLKRTMQMSNQLQAGIVWVNTWMMRDLRTPFGGVKASGVGREGGFEALRFFTEAKNVCIKY; this is encoded by the coding sequence ATGGAAAACATTAAAAACTACATAAACGGAGCATTCCACAATCCAATTCAAAACCATTGGATAGATAACTACAATCCTAGTAATGGAGAAGTTTACGGACAAATACCAAACTCGTCAAAAGAGGATGTAGAAAACGCATATATCGCTGCAAAATCAGCTTTTCCTAGTTGGTCACAAACTAGTATAGAAGTGCGTAGTAGAATATTAATAAAGATTTCAGAGTTACTAGAAGCTAACTTACAACGCTTTTCAGAAGCCGAAAGTAAAGACAACGGAAAACCGGTTAGCTTAGCAAAAGCAGTAGATATACCAAGAGCAGCAAGTAACTTTCGTTTTTTCGGAAATGCCATAACACAATTCGCAAGCGAAAGCCACGAAAGCATCGGACAAGCCATAAATTACACCTTACGCCAACCCATTGGTGTTGTAGGTTGCATTTCACCTTGGAACCTTCCACTCTATTTATTTACCTGGAAAATCGCTCCAGCAATTGCAGCAGGAAACTGCGTTGTTGCCAAACCGAGTGAAATAACTCCAATGACCGCTTATTTATTAGGTGAAATTTGCAACGAAGCTGGTCTCCCAAAAGGCGTTTTAAATATTGTACATGGCTTAGGAGGTACAACTGGACAAGCCATTATAGAACATGAAGACATAAAAGCTATTAGTTTTACAGGAGGCACAGCAACAGGAGCACATATTGCAAAAGTAGCAGCTCCAATGTTTAAAAAACTATCGTTAGAATTAGGCGGAAAAAATCCAAATATCATTTTTTCAGATTGCGATTATGACGATATGTTAGACACAACAGTACGTTCGTCTTTTGCCAATCAAGGTCAGATTTGTTTATGTGGAAGTAGAATATTTATAGAAGCATCTATCTATGAGAAATTCAAGAAAGATTTTGTTGCTAAAGTAAAAGCTTTAAAAGTTGGTCATCCATCGGAAGCATCCACTAATATTGGAGCATTAGTCTCCAAACCACATTTAGAAAAAGTAAAAGAATATATAAATATCGCCAAAACAGAAAACGGAACAATCCTTTGTGGCGGAAATGAAGTGACTGTAAAAGGTTATGAAAACGGTTACTATTTAGAACCAACAGTTATTGAAGTACCAAATGACGACTGCAGAGTCAACCAAGAAGAAATTTTTGGACCTGTAGTTACCATTATGCCTTTTAGTACAGAAGACGAAGTACTACAAATGGCAAACAAAGTAAAATATGGTTTATCAGCAACATTATGGACCAACAACTTAAAACGCACCATGCAAATGAGCAACCAACTACAAGCTGGAATAGTTTGGGTTAACACTTGGATGATGCGTGATTTACGAACACCATTTGGTGGTGTAAAAGCCTCTGGTGTTGGACGCGAAGGTGGCTTTGAAGCATTACGTTTTTTTACTGAAGCTAAAAATGTTTGTATAAAATACTAA
- a CDS encoding amidohydrolase family protein has product MEKRKLRINGHSHLLPYPEEIPQFMQDKEIFWVDKDRKFMLQKDWNRPITDSSFFLDEKLAWMERFKIDHAVVLNLSQLYGNGLRVEEMKQALKFQNDFNAKVQRENPSKFTCGFVVHPGFVRGACWEIERCVEELDLRLLCLPTHYMDTIGTWRCIFDEENEPIFEMANKYNLAVEIHPYDGEKFIKLENTSWRFHLIWMLAQCADAYHFLTLNGYQDKYPNMRTCFAHGGQLAQINLGRRIQGFDGRPDLFEGKSHPRKAVGHKNIFFDTLVHDTGGLDLLLKNQGSKQVLMGLDDPYPLGEMESEKQSSYPGKILDLAIERKIITETERDAIWEDNVIQWLCGDDQAAKDKLVKRILG; this is encoded by the coding sequence ATGGAAAAACGCAAACTTAGAATTAACGGTCACTCACACCTATTGCCATATCCAGAGGAAATCCCTCAGTTTATGCAAGACAAAGAAATTTTTTGGGTGGATAAAGACCGAAAATTTATGCTTCAAAAAGATTGGAACAGACCGATTACAGATTCTAGTTTCTTTTTAGATGAAAAACTAGCTTGGATGGAACGTTTTAAAATTGACCATGCAGTCGTTTTAAATTTATCTCAGTTATACGGTAACGGTTTACGTGTGGAAGAAATGAAGCAAGCGCTTAAATTTCAAAACGATTTTAATGCCAAAGTACAACGTGAAAACCCAAGTAAATTTACTTGCGGTTTTGTAGTACATCCTGGTTTTGTTAGAGGAGCCTGTTGGGAAATAGAACGTTGTGTGGAAGAATTAGACTTACGTTTATTATGCCTTCCAACCCATTATATGGATACTATTGGAACTTGGCGTTGTATTTTTGATGAAGAAAACGAGCCTATTTTTGAAATGGCCAACAAGTATAATCTAGCTGTAGAAATACACCCTTACGATGGTGAAAAGTTTATCAAACTAGAAAACACCTCTTGGCGTTTTCATTTAATATGGATGTTGGCACAATGTGCAGATGCCTACCACTTTTTAACTTTAAATGGTTATCAAGATAAGTACCCAAATATGAGAACTTGTTTTGCGCATGGTGGGCAATTAGCACAAATAAACTTAGGACGACGTATTCAAGGTTTTGATGGTAGACCCGATTTATTTGAAGGTAAAAGTCACCCAAGAAAAGCGGTTGGACATAAAAACATCTTTTTTGACACTTTAGTACATGATACTGGTGGATTAGATTTATTATTAAAAAACCAAGGTTCTAAACAGGTTTTAATGGGCCTTGATGACCCTTACCCTTTAGGGGAAATGGAAAGCGAAAAACAAAGTTCTTACCCTGGAAAAATTTTAGATTTAGCTATCGAACGTAAAATTATTACAGAAACAGAACGTGATGCTATTTGGGAAGATAACGTGATCCAATGGTTATGTGGAGATGACCAAGCAGCTAAAGATAAACTTGTTAAACGTATTTTAGGATAA
- a CDS encoding HipA family kinase, translating to MDTLDIRTVDVTQYITPLREGGSLPAIVKASDDFLYVLKFRGAGQGKKALIAEFIGGELARAVGLKVPELVFMNLDDSFSKMEPDEEIQDLLKFSVGLNLGLHYLSGSITFDTLASVADAKTASKVVLLDSIISNIDRTSKNPNILNWNKELWVIDNGASFYFHHNWDTWKNHLTRTFPLIKDHVLLSRATDLENASKEIIKALDKTTIKNIINTIPEDWLISEGDSLTPLEIRDAYTDYLDAKLAMIDSLVKEAQDAR from the coding sequence ATGGATACATTAGATATAAGAACCGTTGATGTTACACAATATATCACACCTTTAAGAGAAGGAGGGTCTTTACCTGCCATTGTTAAAGCTAGCGATGATTTTTTATACGTGTTAAAATTTAGAGGTGCTGGTCAAGGAAAAAAAGCATTGATTGCCGAATTTATTGGTGGTGAACTAGCACGCGCTGTTGGCTTAAAAGTACCGGAATTGGTATTTATGAATTTAGATGATTCGTTTAGTAAAATGGAACCCGATGAAGAAATACAAGACTTACTTAAGTTTAGCGTCGGTTTAAACCTAGGACTACATTATTTAAGCGGTAGTATAACCTTTGATACATTGGCGTCTGTTGCAGATGCTAAAACAGCTTCTAAAGTCGTTTTATTAGACAGTATCATTAGTAATATAGATAGAACTTCTAAAAACCCGAATATTCTAAATTGGAATAAGGAATTATGGGTAATAGATAATGGTGCTAGTTTTTATTTTCATCATAATTGGGACACGTGGAAAAACCATTTAACAAGAACGTTTCCATTAATAAAAGACCACGTCCTTTTAAGTCGTGCTACAGATTTGGAAAATGCTTCAAAAGAAATAATTAAAGCTTTAGACAAAACCACTATTAAAAACATTATCAATACTATTCCAGAAGATTGGTTGATAAGTGAGGGCGACAGCTTAACACCATTAGAAATACGAGATGCGTATACAGATTATCTAGATGCCAAACTGGCTATGATAGACTCACTAGTTAAAGAAGCTCAAGATGCAAGATAA
- a CDS encoding SDR family oxidoreductase has translation MNLDLNNKYALVCGSTAGIGKATAIALAEEGVQVTLIARNEDKLKATLTELPQHRNHDYIVADFSNPKELKEKVEAYIKENHGFHVLVNNTGGPKGGPVFSADVDEFEAAFTQHLKCNHVLAQAVVPFMKNEGFGRIINVISTSVKQPLDGLGVSNTIRGAVANWSKTLANELGQFGITVNNVLPGATGTDRLAEIIKNKSAKSGNTEEESANAMKSAVPAKRFAKPEELADAITFLASERASYINGINLPVDGGRTKSL, from the coding sequence ATGAATCTAGACTTAAACAATAAATACGCACTAGTTTGCGGAAGCACAGCAGGAATAGGAAAAGCAACAGCAATAGCTTTAGCAGAAGAAGGTGTTCAAGTAACCCTTATTGCTAGAAATGAAGACAAGTTAAAAGCAACGTTAACCGAGTTACCTCAACATAGAAATCACGATTATATAGTTGCCGATTTTTCTAATCCGAAGGAATTAAAAGAAAAAGTAGAAGCTTACATAAAAGAGAATCATGGGTTTCATGTATTAGTAAATAATACAGGAGGACCAAAAGGAGGTCCCGTATTTTCGGCAGATGTAGACGAATTTGAAGCTGCTTTTACTCAGCATTTAAAATGTAATCACGTGTTAGCACAAGCAGTGGTTCCTTTTATGAAAAATGAAGGCTTTGGTCGCATTATAAATGTAATTTCTACATCAGTAAAACAACCTTTAGACGGACTTGGTGTGAGTAATACCATTCGTGGTGCAGTTGCTAATTGGAGTAAAACCTTAGCTAATGAGCTTGGTCAATTTGGTATCACGGTAAACAATGTTTTGCCAGGTGCAACAGGAACCGATCGTTTGGCTGAAATTATTAAAAACAAATCTGCTAAATCAGGAAATACAGAAGAAGAATCTGCAAATGCTATGAAAAGCGCGGTTCCTGCAAAACGGTTTGCAAAGCCCGAAGAATTGGCTGATGCAATTACATTTTTAGCAAGCGAACGTGCGAGTTATATTAACGGAATTAATCTTCCGGTTGATGGCGGAAGAACAAAGTCATTATAA
- a CDS encoding 3-hydroxyanthranilate 3,4-dioxygenase, whose product MSKLFPPINFKAWIEENRHLLKPPVGNKVVWKDGDFIVMVVGGPNNRKDYHYNETPEFFHQIEGDIILKVIEDGVPKDIHIKEGEIFLLPPKVPHSPQRGANTVGLVIEYPREKGVQDALLWFCENCTTKLYEEDFTVKNIETDMPKIFDKYYGDKDKRTCPNCDAVMQPPQKVKLED is encoded by the coding sequence ATGAGTAAATTATTTCCACCTATAAATTTTAAAGCTTGGATCGAAGAAAACAGACATCTTTTAAAGCCACCAGTTGGTAACAAAGTGGTTTGGAAGGATGGTGATTTTATTGTTATGGTTGTTGGTGGACCAAATAATAGAAAGGATTATCATTACAACGAAACGCCTGAATTTTTCCATCAAATTGAAGGTGATATTATCTTAAAAGTTATTGAAGATGGTGTCCCAAAAGACATTCATATTAAAGAAGGTGAAATATTTTTATTACCTCCAAAAGTACCGCACTCGCCACAACGTGGTGCAAATACGGTTGGTTTAGTCATTGAATACCCAAGAGAAAAAGGTGTACAAGATGCTTTACTTTGGTTCTGCGAAAATTGTACTACTAAATTGTATGAAGAAGATTTTACAGTAAAAAATATTGAAACCGATATGCCAAAAATATTTGATAAATATTATGGTGATAAAGACAAACGCACCTGCCCTAATTGTGACGCAGTAATGCAACCACCACAAAAGGTAAAGCTAGAAGACTAG
- a CDS encoding FAD-dependent oxidoreductase: protein MSKKDNILIIGAGLCGSLLALRLAQRGYTVNVYESRPDLRTTDISAGRSINLALSDRGLKAMRLAGVEDKVKPLCIPMFGRLIHDIEGNTFPSNYSGRDNEYINSISRGELNGLLLTEADSYDNLTIHFNKKCNGIDIENNTARLYDYETKIETEVKGDVLFGTDGAGSSLRKSYYLERKFLFSYSQNYLTHGYKELEIPASAEKKHQISKDYLHIWPRGDYMLIALPNLDGSFTVTLFLSYEEGKYNFNNLTTEDTIKEFFATQFPDALALIPNIADEFFNNPTGALGTVKCSPWHYQNKNVLLGDSAHAIVPFYGQGMNASFEDVTVFDSILEQYEGDWETIFKVYEKTRKADTDAIADLAIDNYYEMRDHVANPIFKEKRAIEMALEKEFPNDYFSKYSMVTFKEDIPYHTAMTKGRAQDKAILNLIADKKIDTNEDLNSIFKKVQLETEAILEEDKIAGLK from the coding sequence ATGAGCAAAAAAGACAACATACTAATTATTGGAGCAGGGCTTTGCGGCTCTCTCCTAGCCTTACGTTTAGCGCAAAGAGGTTACACAGTAAACGTCTACGAAAGCAGACCTGATTTACGTACCACAGATATTTCTGCAGGACGATCTATAAACCTAGCGCTTTCTGACCGTGGATTAAAAGCCATGCGATTAGCAGGTGTTGAAGACAAAGTAAAACCGTTATGCATCCCTATGTTTGGTCGTTTAATACACGATATTGAAGGCAACACATTCCCATCCAATTATTCAGGAAGAGATAACGAATACATAAACTCTATTTCTCGTGGAGAACTTAATGGTTTACTATTAACTGAAGCCGACTCGTACGATAATCTGACTATTCATTTCAACAAAAAATGTAACGGTATTGATATCGAAAATAATACTGCCAGGTTATACGATTATGAAACCAAAATAGAAACAGAAGTTAAAGGCGATGTGCTTTTTGGTACAGATGGCGCAGGGTCTTCATTAAGAAAAAGCTATTATCTAGAACGTAAGTTTTTATTTAGTTACTCGCAAAACTACTTAACGCATGGTTATAAAGAGCTAGAGATTCCCGCTTCCGCTGAAAAAAAGCATCAAATAAGTAAAGACTATCTTCATATCTGGCCAAGAGGAGATTACATGTTAATTGCACTTCCTAATTTAGATGGAAGCTTTACCGTTACACTATTTTTGAGTTATGAAGAAGGTAAATACAATTTCAACAATCTTACTACAGAAGACACCATAAAAGAATTCTTTGCAACACAATTTCCAGATGCATTAGCATTAATACCAAATATAGCAGACGAATTTTTTAACAATCCAACAGGTGCTTTAGGAACCGTAAAATGTTCCCCTTGGCATTACCAAAACAAGAATGTGTTATTAGGAGATTCTGCACATGCTATTGTTCCTTTTTATGGACAAGGCATGAACGCTTCTTTTGAGGATGTCACTGTTTTTGATAGTATTTTAGAACAATACGAAGGTGATTGGGAAACCATTTTTAAGGTCTACGAAAAAACAAGAAAAGCAGATACAGACGCTATTGCTGATTTAGCAATAGACAATTATTACGAAATGCGTGATCATGTTGCGAATCCTATTTTTAAAGAAAAACGTGCGATTGAAATGGCTTTAGAAAAAGAATTTCCAAATGATTATTTCTCAAAATACTCAATGGTAACTTTCAAAGAAGACATCCCGTATCATACAGCAATGACAAAAGGAAGAGCGCAAGACAAAGCTATTTTAAACCTAATTGCAGATAAAAAAATAGATACCAACGAAGATTTAAATAGTATCTTTAAAAAAGTACAACTAGAAACGGAAGCTATTTTGGAAGAGGATAAAATTGCTGGATTGAAATAA